In Oncorhynchus gorbuscha isolate QuinsamMale2020 ecotype Even-year linkage group LG02, OgorEven_v1.0, whole genome shotgun sequence, a single genomic region encodes these proteins:
- the ankle1 gene encoding ankyrin repeat and LEM domain-containing protein 1, whose protein sequence is MLSSTRMSVAGPRAALPVLREDVPLADCSALHPSVNGNRLSPPPVDLLPPCFARRTSRKSVSFREEADEYFPVFSSESPRREPGSPGTAYSKDYTLDFSEYSEFLDPERMATVLHHQGIDVTSPEHVFVFSKDNNECTEIDMEKTFVGHFPFEEEDGEVVENQVEEVKVPERALCVSAGSSSSSGASRYSSCDSDHYITTLEASPRRVSPSEEERKVKNRGVEDDKHTQNPMNTNNVDTDETPNSSERSKPAMVELPAMVELPAMVDNLTLTDKISPTKSPGCEKIFPDALLAGNVEELSTRPTECTPRPGPGSTPALEEDLPLTPSPFVTGRTRTRLSRCSVISGKTPESLLSTSSLFEQTLPTPTRTRRQNIKSQGSDNVFYDTPCGRSRTPVFSGNGTGSTSGDSFVVYESQEPQSSTLRADRGQGSYVSASQADTLITAKDDGGQGSCVSASQADTLIIAKDDRGQGSCVSASQADTLISKSMADTVIVTPSLADKLSLLDNYFTLQNPHKETLPTYLRKDVLESGEFLTDDLSSSSDAVTKEGTVGSFGPKVEESWTTEETDSSSSLSSSQTPSSSSSSYFSPKRDQPPSTPGTTPRYSMSRLSHFHKPQRLASLSYTPGGRPQIPDLEEPVEYLYTDTEQGHELIETHVPPAANTSLSSSMSTSSGEDTVLYDWRSLQGGGGTVVKGKENQEPVVAQDWSETKCLTDKELRRRLVEMGESPGPISHRTRPVYMKRLRRLLLEPDTQQQLPDLPQGPAQGHSPELCVALRTLVLPDCQEDELALCQQFDQPDQNRKWREGVIKSSFNYLLLDPRVTKNLPYRSHSMSPMDCFQTFISAIFYVGKGKRSRPYSHLYEALDYHRGDKTSKKLCSKVQHILQVWKAEQGVISLHCFQNVIPVEAYTREAVMVDAIGLKMLTNQKRGDYYGVVSTWQLKRKRELGVHLLYRAMQIFLAEGERQLRPPDIRVGQ, encoded by the exons ATGTTATCCAGCACTCGTATGTCCGTCGCAGGTCCCAGAGCCGCACTTCCTGTACTTCGGGAGGACGTACCACTCGCTGACTGCAGTGCGCTGCATCCGTCTGTAAACGGGaacagactctctcctcctccggtGGACCTTCTCCCTCCTTGCTTTGCACGACGCACGAGCCGCAAGAGTGTGAGCTTCAGAGAGGAAGCGGACGAATACTTCCCCGTTTTTAGTTCAGAATCCCCGAGGCGGGAGCCAGGGAGTCCGGGTACTGCCTACTCTAAAGACTATACTCTCGACTTCTCGGAATACTCCGAGTTCCTGGATCCAGAACGCATGGCCACCGTCCTACATCACCAGGGGATCGACGTCACCTCCCCTGAACATGTGTTTGTATTCTCCAAGGATAATAATGAGTGCACTGAGATCGACATGGAAAAAACATTTGTTGGGCACTTCCCGTTTGAGGAAGAGGACGGAGAAGTCGTTGAGAATCAGGTAGAAGAAGTGAAGGTCCCTGAACGAGCATTATGTGTCTCTgctggcagcagcagtagcagtggaGCTAGTAGGTACAGCAGCTGTGATAGTGACCACTACATTACGACCCTGGAGGCGTCCCCCAGGCGGGTCTCACCCTCTGAGGAGGAGCGTAAAGTGAAAAACAGAGGTGTTGAAgacgacaaacacacacaaaatcctATGAACACTAACAATGTAGATACTGATGAAACTCCCAACAGCTCAGAGAGGTCAAAACCAGCCATGGTAGAACTACCAGCCATGGTAGAACTACCAGCCATGGTTGATAACCTTACATTGACTGACAAAATATCTCCAACCAAAAGTCCAGGTTGTGAAAAGATATTTCCAGATGCGCTCTTAGCGGGTAATGTTGAAGAGTTGTCAACAAGACCGACTGAATGCACTCCCAGACCTGGACCTGGTTCTACTCCAGCATTGGAGGAGGACCTGCCTCTGACCCCAAGTCCCTTTGTCACTGGTAGGACGCGGACGCGGCTGAGTCGCTGCTCGGTAATTAGCGGCAAGACCCCCGAaagcctcctctccacctcctcgcTGTTTGAGCAGACTTTGCCTACGCCGACACGCACACGCCGCCAAAACATCAAGTCGCAAGGCAGCGACAACGTCTTTTACGACACGCCATGCGGGCGTAGTCGCACCCCAGTCTTTTCTGGAAACGGGACAGGTAGTACTTCTGGGGACTCATTTGTCGTCTACGAGAGCCAAGAGCCTCAATCTAGCACTCTCAGAGCCGACAGAGGTCAAGGGTCATATGTCAGTGCCAGCCAAGCGGACACCCTCATCACCGCCAAGGACGACGGAGGTCAGGGATCTTGTGTTAGTGCCAGCCAAGCAGACACCCTCATCATCGCCAAGGATGACAGAGGTCAGGGATCTTGTGTTAGTGCCAGCCAAGCGGACACCCTCATCTCTAAAAGCATGGCTGACACAGTCATCGTAACTCCAAGTTTAGCTGACAAATTATCTTTACTGGATAATTACTTTACTTTACAAAATCCTCACAAAGAGACTTTACCCACTTATCTGAGAAAAGACGTTCTTGAAAGTGGTGAATTTCTAACCGACGATTTGTCCAGCTCCAGTGATGCAGTGACCAAGGAGGGGACAGTTGGTAGCTTTGGGCCAAAAGTGGAGGAATCCTGGACCACAGAGGAGACCGACTCAAGCTCATCTTTGTCAAGTTCCCAGACTCCATCTTCATCCAGCTCCAGTTACTTCTCTCCAAAAAGAGATCAGCCCCCCTCGACCCCAGGCACTACCCCGCGCTACAGCATGAGTCGACTCTCCCACTTCCACAAGCCCCAGCGGCTGGCCAGCCTCTCCTACACCCCAGGCGGACGTCCTCAAATACCAGACCTGGAGGAACCGGTGGAGTACCTCTACACAGACACGGAGCAGGGTCACGAACTGATCGAGACCCACGTCCCACCTGCGGCCAACACCTCGCTCAGCTCCAGCATGAGCACGTCCAGTGGCGAGGACACAGTGCTGTACGACTGGCGCTCCCTGCAGGGTGGTGGAGGAACGGTGGTCAAAGGGAAGGAGAACCAGGAGCCTGTGGTGGCTCAGGACTGGTCAGAGACCAAATGCCTGACGGACAAGGAGCTGAGACGCAGgcttgtggagatgggagagagtcCGGGACCCATAAGTCATCGTACCCGGCCAGTGTACATGAAGAGGCTAAGGCGGCTGTTGCTGGAGCCGGACACTCAACAACAACTGCCGGACCTACCCCAAG GTCCTGCGCAGGGACACAGTCCAGAGCTGTGTGTGGCCCTGCGGACGTTGGTGCTGCCCGACTGCCAGGAGGACGAGCTGGCGCTGTGCCAGCAGTTTGACCAACCAGACCAGAACAGGAAGTGGCGGGAGGGTGTCATCAAGTCCAGCTTCAACTACCTGCTACTGGACCCCAG AGTAACAAAGAACCTACCGTATCGGAGTCATTCCATGAGCCCTATGGATTGTTTTCAGACTTTCATCAGCGCTATATTCTACGTGGGAAAAGGCAAGCGCTCCCGACCCTACAGCCATCTGTACGAGGCTCTAGACTACCACCGAGGAGATAAGACTTCTAAG AAACTGTGCTCCAAGGTGCAGCACATCCTCCAGGTTTGGAAGGCCGAGCAGGGGGTGATCTCTCTGCACTGCTTCCAGAACGTCATCCCCGTGGAGGCCTACACGCGTGAGGCCGTCATGGTGGATGCCATTG